TCCAAGGATCGGGGATACTATATTTTGCAAAGTAGGAAGTTGACGGAATAAAAAAGTTGTTTTATTATAATAAATTGCAAAAGAGTCGAATAGGGATGGGGTTATTCTACCCTTTTTCGACATTTCTGGCGGTGCAGGCGAAAGGATGGCGAACAAATGGAAAATAAGCAGACATACCACGTTGTGCATTATGGCAACAAGGCAACTCGTAGAGATTATTCTAAAGTTAGCAGTGGTCTAGATCTACCTGATTTAGTAGAAATTCAGACTGCGGCTTTTGATTGGTTTTTAAGAGACGGTATTAAAGAAGTATTTAACGATGTATATCCAATTTCAAACTATGCGGGTAACATTCGTTTGAAGTTCCTAGATTATGAATTTGGGGAACCAAAGTATTCAATCAGTGAATGCAAATACAGAGAAGTAAATTACAGCGCTCCTCTTAAGGGTAAGATGGAGTTAGAAGTTATGGATCCAGAGACTGGTGAAGTAATCACAAAGAATGAAGAGGTCTTCTTAGGGGACTTCCCTTTAATGACGCCAACAGGCACATTCATTATTAATGGTGCTGAGCGTATTATTGTATCTCAGATTGTTCGCTCTCCAGGTGCGTACTTTGATATTGAATCAGAAGAGCGCACAGGTCGTGATACATACAAATGTGAGTTGATTCCAAGCCGTGGAACATGGCTGGAATTTATGAGTGATGACAAAAAAGCTGCACTTGGCCGTATTTTAAACGTATCAATTGACCGCAGAAGAAAAGTGTTAAGCTCAATCTTATTCAAGGCAATTGGTTTATCCTTGAACCTTGAACGTGGTGAAAATGCATTTGATACAACTAACATGAAAAAGTTCTTAAAGGCATTAAACTTGCCTGTACATTCTGACGTTATCGTGCCAGAAGAAGAACGAGAATTCCAGAATGACTACATGTTATTGTATACAGCTATTTTTGGAAACTATGAAGAAGTGCGTAATACACTTGCGGCTGATAAGACAAAGACTAAGAACGAAGCACTCTTAACAGTGTATGAAAATCAGCGTGCTGATGAAATCGCAACAATCGATGGTGCGGTTACTTTAATGGATGCTAAGTTCTTTGATTACAGAAGATATGACTTAACAAAGGCAGGTCGTTATAAGGTTCATAAGAAGTTAAGCATCTTAGACCGTATGGAAGGCCTATCTCTTGAAAAGGATTTAGTAAGTGCTGAAGGCAAGACGCTTGTGAAGAAGGGTGTCGTTATTGATAAGGAATTAAGAAATGAGTTACGTGCAGAAATTGATAAGGGTATTAATTGCCGTGCGTTACCATTTACGCATACATTCTCACACCCATCTACAGCAGTGATGGATACATCTTGGAAGAATAGCTTAGTAGGACGTATCTTAGCAGTTGATTTAGATGGTAAGACAGAACGTACAACATTAGAAATGGGTACAGTTCTAACAGAAGAAGATGTAAAAGCTATCGCTAAGGAATTCAAGCAGGTTACTGTTTATGCTGGTATTATCGCTTCACCTGTTAAGGTTACAAACGATAATGTCAATGCAGTTCTTGATTACGGTTCCCGTATGTTTGAAATCGGTCGTGTAACATTAAATGGCGAAGATTTAACAAACGCTGATGGAGAAGTAATGTGCCCAACATACTTACCAGATGTTGAAGTAACTAAGCTTTCTACAACTGATCAAGAAACAATCGTGTCTGAGGCTACAAATCATTCTGGTGATGTAATTGTTTGGCTAGTAGGTGCTTGCGTACAGGAAGTAACTGTGATGCAGGAAGGACACCCAGTGAACTTGATTGGTATTGACCCATTAAATGGCAGACACACAATCACAATGAGTGATATGTATGCTCTATATAACTACGAACTCACAATGTTCGATGGTGTAGGTTCTCAAGATGATATCGATATGCTTGGCAACCGTCGTATCCGTACAGTTGGTGAACTTATTCAGAACCAATTCCGTATTGGCTTATCTCGTATGGAACGTGTTGTTAAGGAAAGAATGTCTATCGCAGACACAGCGAACTTAACACCTAAGCAATTAACAAATATCCGTCCATTAACAGCTGCGATTAAGGAGTTCTTCTCCTCATCTCAGTTATCTCAGTTTATGGATCAGGAAAATCCACTTGCAGAGTTATCTAACAAGCGTCGTATTTCTGCGTTAGGACCTGGTGGTCTTACACGTGAACGCGCAGGCTTTGAAGTGCGTGATATTCACAATTCTCATTATGGACGTATCTGTCCGATTGAGACACCTGAAGGGCCAAACATCGGTTTGATTTCTTACCTTACAACTTATGCGAAGGTAAATGAATATGGCTTTATCGAAACTCCGTACCGTAAGGTTGTGGATGGCAAGGTTACTGATGAAATCAAGTACATGCCAGCAGATGAAGAAAACGATCACGTAATCGCACAGGCAAATGAGATCAAGGATGGTCGCCTTGTAGGCGATAAGATTATCGCTCGTATCAAGGGTGAAACGGTGATGGTTGACCGTAGCCAAGTAGACTATGCCGACGTATCTCCACGCCAGATTGTTTCTGTAGCGACTGCGTGCGTACCATTCTTGGAAAATGATGACTGTACTCGTGCCCTCATGGGTGCCAACATGCAGCGTCAGGCCGTACCGCTGATGAACCCACATAGTCCATTTGTTGGTACAGGTATGGAGCACGTGATTGCGCGTGACTCAGGTTCTGCTTGTGTTGCGACAGGCCCAGGTGTTGTTACATATGTTGACGCAACAAAGGTTGTTGTGGCAGAAGATAATGGCAATGAGAAGACATATGAATTAACGAAGTATCGTCGTTCTAACGCGTCTACTTGCTTAAATCAAAGACCTATCGTTTGGGATGGTGAACGTGTTGAACGCGGCACGATCTTAGCGGATGGTCCAGCGATGGAAAATGGTGAACTTGCCTTAGGTCAAAACGTGACTATCGCGTTTATGACATGGCATGGTTATAACTATGAGGATGCGATTATCATGTCCGAAAAGATGCAATCGCAGGATTACTATACATCTGTACATATTGAAGAATATGACATTGAATGCCGCGAAACGAAGTTAGGTCCAGAAGAGATTACTCGCGATATTCCTAACGTCGCTGAAAGTGCATGCCGCAACCTTGATGGTCGTGGTATCGTCATGGTTGGTGCGGAAGTGAAGGAAGGAGATATCCTTGTTGGTAAGGTAACTCCTAAGGGTCAGACAGACCAAACTCCAGAAGAGAAGCTATTGATGGCTATCTTCGGTGAGAAGTCACGTGAAGTACGTGATAACTCCTTGAAGGTACCACATGGTGGTGCTGGTATTGTTCACAGTATCCGCGTATTCAAGCGTAAGGAAGACCACGAACTTCCACCAGGAGTAAATGAAGTTGTTAAGGTTTATATCGTTCAGAAGCGTAAGATTTCTGAGGGCGATAAGATGGCTGGACGTCACGGTAACAAGGGTGTCATCTCCCGTATTAATCCAGTCGAAGATATGCCATATATGTCAGATGGAACTCCTATCGACATTATGTTGAACCCATTCGGTGTACCATCACGTATGAATATCGGACAGGTATTGGAGGTTCATCTTGGATTCGCTGCGAAGCAGTTGGGTGTCAAGTTTGCGACTCCAGTATTCGATGGTGTATCTAACACAGACCTACGTGACATTATGAAGGAATCTAACTCTTCACCAGATGGTAAGTATGTTCTATACGATGGACGTACAGGTGAAGCATACGATGATCGTATCTCAGTTGGTGTCATGTACATGATTAAGCTTGCACACATGGTCGATGATAAGTTACATGCACGTGCAACTGGTCCATACTCACTCGTTACACAACAGCCATTAGGTGGTAAGGCACAGAATGGTGGTCAGAGATTTGGTGAGATGGAAGTTTGGGCTCTTGAAGCATATGGTGCTTCTCACGTATTGCAAGAAATCTTGACGGTGAAGTCAGATGATATTGCTGGACGTACAAAGACATACGAAGCAATTGTGAAGGGTAAGGATATGCCAGAAGCTGGTATCCCTGAATCATTCCGTGTATTAGTACACGAATTACAGGCTCTTGCGATTGATGTACGTATGATGGATGATGCTGGCAATGAAATGGATCTCAAGCAGATGGAACAGGAAGAACTCAAGGAAGAAACAACACTTGATTTTGACCCATCCACACTTGTAAATGATGCGGAATCAAACGAAAATCTAACAATTAAAGATGAATTAGATGAAGAAATTCCTGAGGCAGCGACCGTTGGGGTTGATGACTTTGGGGAAGAAGATCAATAAGGAGGATGCTTAGATGAATATTAATAACTTTACAGCAATTAAAGTCGGTCTGGCATCACCAGAAAAAATCCTTGCTTGGTCATATGGCGAAGTGAAGAAGCCAGAAACAATCAACTATCGTTCTCAAAAGCCTGAACGTGATGGTTTATTCTGCGAACGCATTTTCGGTCCTACTAAGGACTGGGAGTGCGCTTGCGGAAAGTTCAAGAAGATTCGTTACCAAGGCGTAGTCTGCGACCGATGTGGTGTTGAAATTACAAAGGCTAGCGTTCGTCGTGAACGTATGGGTCATATTGAACTCGCTGCTCCAGTAGCACACATTTGGTATTTACGTGGAATTCCTTCCCGAATGGCACTTCTATTAAACGTAGCGCCTAAGTCATTAGAAGAAGTTGTATACTTCGTATCTTGGATCGTAACTGATCCAGGAGACACAAAGCTTGAATACAAGCAGATTCTTTCTGAAAGAGAATACCGCGAAAACAACGCTATTTATGGTGCTGGTAGCTTCGTTGCACAAACAGGTGCAGAAGCGATTAAGACGCTGCTTGAACAATGTGATGTTGAAGCAGAATATACAGCAATTATGGCAGAGCTTGAAAAGTCTACAGGTGATAAGCGCAAGAAACTAATCAAGCGTTTAGAAACAGTAGAAGCTTTCCGTAATTCTGAAAACAAGCCAGAGTGGATGGTATTAACTGTATTGCCAGTTATCCCACCGGATCTTCGTCCAATGTTACAGTTGGATGGTGGTCGTTTCGCCACTTCTGACTTAAACGATTTATATCGTCGTGTTATTACTCGTAATAACCGTTTAAAGAAGTTGCTTGAACTTGGAACACCTGCAATCATCGTGCAAAACGAAAAACGTATGTTACAGGAGGCGGTTGATGCGTTAATTGATAACGGGCGTCGTTCTAAAGCAATTACAGGTGCTGGCGGACGTGCACTCAAGTCTCTATCTCATTCCTTAAAGGGTAAGCAGGGACGTTTCCGTCAGAACTTATTAGGTAAGCGTGTCGACTTCTCTGGTCGTTCTGTTATTGCGATTGGACCATACCTCAAGATGTGGCAGTGTGGATTACCTAAGGAAATGGCAATTAATTTATATAAGCCATTCGTTATTAACGAATTGGTAAACTTACAGATTGCGTCAAATCCTAAGACAGCTGAGAAGTTGATTGGTCGTCAAGACCCACGTGTTTGGGATGTTGTGGAAAAGGTTATCGCTAACCACCCGGTATTCCTAAACCGTGCACCTACACTTCACCGTTTAGGTATTCAGGCATTCTTCCCACGCTTAGTTGAAGGTCGTGCTATCCGTGTGCATCCGTTAGTGTGTCCTGCGTTTAATGCGGACTTCGACGGTGACCAGATGGCTGTCCATCTTCCATTAAGCGAGATGGCAAGAGCTGAAACTGAAGTCTTAATGCTAGGTTCTAACAATATCTTAGGCCCTAAGGATGGTAAGCCTATTGTTACACCTGGACAGGACTTAGTACTAGGTAACTTCTACTTGAACATGGAAGAGACAGCTGAAGAGTTCAAGAAGAAGGCAGACGCTCTAGAACAGCTTGGTGAAAAGACTGAAGCGGCAAGATGGAGAAGATATAGTGAAAATGAAGGACATGTCTTCAAGGATGTCAATGAAGTAATGATGGCATACCAGACGGGGGTTGTTCACTTACATAATCGTATCGCTCTTCCTGCAAGAACAGTTAACAAGACGGGCTTTACAGAAGAGCAAAATAACAAGTACTTATTAACATCAGTTGGTAAGATTATCTTTAATGGTGTATTCCCGGCAGATTTCCCATATCTCAACGAGGTAACTCCAGAAAATCTAAAGGCAACACCAGATTCAGAGTTTGTTCCACTAGGTACAGATATCAAGAAGGAACTTGCTAACCGCAAGGTAGCATCTGAATTCAAGAAGAAGGACCTAGGAAACTTGATTGCGGCTGTCTTTGATCACTATAAGACAAACGGCACATCAGACATCTTGGATAGCTTGAAGGATATGGGATACCTCTATTCAACATTAGCGGGTATGACGGTAGCTCTCAGCGATATCTCTGTAGCACCTAACAAGAAAGCGTTAGTAGCTGAAGGTCGTAAGAAGGCTGAACAGTTCAACATGTTACGTGACAGAGGTCTATTAACACCTCAGGAATGGGAAGCAAAGTTCTCCTCACTCTGGAATGATGTTAAGAATGATGTTGGTAACAACTTGATGGAATCTATGGCACGTATGAACCCAATCAACATGATGGCGGTATCTGGTGCTCGTGGTAATAAGAACCATTTTACACAGTTAGCTGGTATGCGTGGATTGATGGCGCGCCCTACTCAGTCTAAGTCCCGTAAGGAATACCAACCATCTATTATTGAAGTCCCAATTTACTCATGTTTCCGTGAAGGAATGAGTGTATCAGAGTTCTTTATCTCTACTCACGGT
This genomic window from Solobacterium moorei contains:
- a CDS encoding DNA-directed RNA polymerase subunit beta; the protein is MENKQTYHVVHYGNKATRRDYSKVSSGLDLPDLVEIQTAAFDWFLRDGIKEVFNDVYPISNYAGNIRLKFLDYEFGEPKYSISECKYREVNYSAPLKGKMELEVMDPETGEVITKNEEVFLGDFPLMTPTGTFIINGAERIIVSQIVRSPGAYFDIESEERTGRDTYKCELIPSRGTWLEFMSDDKKAALGRILNVSIDRRRKVLSSILFKAIGLSLNLERGENAFDTTNMKKFLKALNLPVHSDVIVPEEEREFQNDYMLLYTAIFGNYEEVRNTLAADKTKTKNEALLTVYENQRADEIATIDGAVTLMDAKFFDYRRYDLTKAGRYKVHKKLSILDRMEGLSLEKDLVSAEGKTLVKKGVVIDKELRNELRAEIDKGINCRALPFTHTFSHPSTAVMDTSWKNSLVGRILAVDLDGKTERTTLEMGTVLTEEDVKAIAKEFKQVTVYAGIIASPVKVTNDNVNAVLDYGSRMFEIGRVTLNGEDLTNADGEVMCPTYLPDVEVTKLSTTDQETIVSEATNHSGDVIVWLVGACVQEVTVMQEGHPVNLIGIDPLNGRHTITMSDMYALYNYELTMFDGVGSQDDIDMLGNRRIRTVGELIQNQFRIGLSRMERVVKERMSIADTANLTPKQLTNIRPLTAAIKEFFSSSQLSQFMDQENPLAELSNKRRISALGPGGLTRERAGFEVRDIHNSHYGRICPIETPEGPNIGLISYLTTYAKVNEYGFIETPYRKVVDGKVTDEIKYMPADEENDHVIAQANEIKDGRLVGDKIIARIKGETVMVDRSQVDYADVSPRQIVSVATACVPFLENDDCTRALMGANMQRQAVPLMNPHSPFVGTGMEHVIARDSGSACVATGPGVVTYVDATKVVVAEDNGNEKTYELTKYRRSNASTCLNQRPIVWDGERVERGTILADGPAMENGELALGQNVTIAFMTWHGYNYEDAIIMSEKMQSQDYYTSVHIEEYDIECRETKLGPEEITRDIPNVAESACRNLDGRGIVMVGAEVKEGDILVGKVTPKGQTDQTPEEKLLMAIFGEKSREVRDNSLKVPHGGAGIVHSIRVFKRKEDHELPPGVNEVVKVYIVQKRKISEGDKMAGRHGNKGVISRINPVEDMPYMSDGTPIDIMLNPFGVPSRMNIGQVLEVHLGFAAKQLGVKFATPVFDGVSNTDLRDIMKESNSSPDGKYVLYDGRTGEAYDDRISVGVMYMIKLAHMVDDKLHARATGPYSLVTQQPLGGKAQNGGQRFGEMEVWALEAYGASHVLQEILTVKSDDIAGRTKTYEAIVKGKDMPEAGIPESFRVLVHELQALAIDVRMMDDAGNEMDLKQMEQEELKEETTLDFDPSTLVNDAESNENLTIKDELDEEIPEAATVGVDDFGEEDQ
- the rpoC gene encoding DNA-directed RNA polymerase subunit beta', which gives rise to MNINNFTAIKVGLASPEKILAWSYGEVKKPETINYRSQKPERDGLFCERIFGPTKDWECACGKFKKIRYQGVVCDRCGVEITKASVRRERMGHIELAAPVAHIWYLRGIPSRMALLLNVAPKSLEEVVYFVSWIVTDPGDTKLEYKQILSEREYRENNAIYGAGSFVAQTGAEAIKTLLEQCDVEAEYTAIMAELEKSTGDKRKKLIKRLETVEAFRNSENKPEWMVLTVLPVIPPDLRPMLQLDGGRFATSDLNDLYRRVITRNNRLKKLLELGTPAIIVQNEKRMLQEAVDALIDNGRRSKAITGAGGRALKSLSHSLKGKQGRFRQNLLGKRVDFSGRSVIAIGPYLKMWQCGLPKEMAINLYKPFVINELVNLQIASNPKTAEKLIGRQDPRVWDVVEKVIANHPVFLNRAPTLHRLGIQAFFPRLVEGRAIRVHPLVCPAFNADFDGDQMAVHLPLSEMARAETEVLMLGSNNILGPKDGKPIVTPGQDLVLGNFYLNMEETAEEFKKKADALEQLGEKTEAARWRRYSENEGHVFKDVNEVMMAYQTGVVHLHNRIALPARTVNKTGFTEEQNNKYLLTSVGKIIFNGVFPADFPYLNEVTPENLKATPDSEFVPLGTDIKKELANRKVASEFKKKDLGNLIAAVFDHYKTNGTSDILDSLKDMGYLYSTLAGMTVALSDISVAPNKKALVAEGRKKAEQFNMLRDRGLLTPQEWEAKFSSLWNDVKNDVGNNLMESMARMNPINMMAVSGARGNKNHFTQLAGMRGLMARPTQSKSRKEYQPSIIEVPIYSCFREGMSVSEFFISTHGVRKGLTDTALKTAESGYLTRRLVDVAQEVIIGEEDCGTERGYLVKNIYEDKILRPDEKPVLIEGLFDRIVGRYTQKPILDPKTGEVIVEGDTLVDEDLAQKVVAAGVEEVYIRNVFTCESTNGICRKCYGRNMATGNLVEEGEAIGIMAAQAIGEPGTQLTMRNFHTGGVATQNGDITQGLPRVEELFEARAPKGLAVISKIDGEITDVHDNENKTGTVIVVSNENESIEHKCDLTQVKRQNLNIGDHVSAGDKLTEGPIAPKELLEVAGVRAVQEYILKEVKKVYSSQSIDISDKHLEVMIKQMLKKVIVIEGNDSGLSAGQTLSLANMNVINEDLLFDGKKPAKFGPLLLGISKSAVETDSFLSAASFQETTRVLTEAAVRGKVDKLEGLKENVIIGKLIPAGTGRNFDRETSRRIEERAMELKEIREEKARELAEATANRLPDEILGSNADVHVSSAESALALAERMKSEHNFDF